The Pseudochaenichthys georgianus chromosome 20, fPseGeo1.2, whole genome shotgun sequence genomic interval TAACACATGTTAACACTGTTTTCTTTCCCATTCAAGAAGATACAGTGGTCCATGAGTTTGCGACACTGTGCCTGGCCTGTCTGTCGGTGGATTTCGTCTGTAAGGTCCAGATCTTTGACAACAAGGGCCTGCCACCTCTGATCCAGCTCCTCTCCAGTCCAGACCCCGATGTGAAGAACAACTCGCTTGAAATCATCTTTAACCTAGTTCAGGTGACTAGTGGAGATCTCAAGGCTATATGCTTATAAGCTTGTTCATGTTGGACACATAAGTTACATCTATAACATGCTTCACTGTGGATGTTTTTAAGATTGGGATTATTACAATTGAAAAGGTTTTACAATTGTCATTGTCCCTTTGTTTCCTGTGTTGAACTGTATGTCTGTAGGATCAGAAAAGTCGACAGGCAGTCCACGAGTCGGGCGGGATCCCTCCACTTCTGGAACTGTTAAAGTCTGACTTCCCTGCCATTCAGCATTTGGCTTTAAAGACGCTGCAGAATGTCACCACTGATGCAGACACATGCAACACCTTCAGGGAAGAGCAAGGGTTTGAGAAACTCATGGAAATCCTCAGTAACACGGTATATGAGAGAGACAACATGTATATCTACATCTCACCCTTTAGTTTGAGAAAATAACATATGGAGAAAGTTAAAAATACCCAGGTTTTGTTTGCACTATTAGCTAGAAATGGTCCCCTTTGAAATATCACTTTTTCTAAGATCCTGATGCCCTTTAAATCctatacatattttttatttccaaCAGGACTTCAGTGACCTTCATGCTGGGACCCTACAGGTAGTTGCTAACTGTTTGAGTGACAGTGAGAGTTTACAGCTGGTCCACAAGGATGGAGGACTGAAGAGGCTGATGGAGTTCGTTCTCACCCCCAACACACCTGCCATCCAGTCCAATGCTGTGAAATGCATCACCAGGGTTGCTCATAGCTGTAAGCACAGAAGGAAACAAGAGGTTTTTGTACTGGGTTTAGAATTCACAAGGGCATATTTGACACGTACTTTCTCTCTGTTTCATTCATGGTGTGAAGCTGAGAATCGCAAACTGCTCCATGAACAGAATGTGGAGAAGGTTCTGGTAGAGCTTCTGTCTGTGGCGGACATCAGCGTGCAAACAGCGACCTGCCAGGCGGTGAGCGTCATGAGCTTCCACCTCGCCAGCAAAGACAGCTTCAGAGACCTgggtacacacacattcacacaacaacactaacattaacacacacattcaacagGAGGAAGTGTGAATGAGttgcatctgtgtgtgtctcaggtggAATCCCGGCAGTTGTACAGCTGCTGAACAATGAGAGTTTGGTGCTGAAAGAGGCAGCAGCACAGGCCCTCTCTTACCTCACACAGAGCAACCAGCTCAACATGTTGTGAGTGACACACAACCTATTACACACTTTAAAGATAATCCCTATAGTAAGCAGTGGTGGGAGTGGCATAATATGTAAATAATCAGCCTTAAAACTGTAGTTTGCCGTCTTTAAAcgttttgtatgtgttttaagGTTGTGCAGTGTTCCTTCCTCTCCACTATTTCACAAATGATTTAATTCTTCATCCGTCTTTGCACGGTTCTCCCTGACTGAATATCCATTTACCTCTCTTCTCTACCTTTCTCCATTATAATCTTCCACTTTTTATTCCCCTGACAAATCTTCCCTATACCCATCGTCTCTCGGTTTGACTTCATATTTCAGTATTACTGTCTCCTTCCGTTCTCGGGACATTTACCTCCACCTCCCATGCATCACCGCCTCACTTTCCTTAGCCAAAATGTTTCTTATACTCTACCTATTTGAGCAAATCCAACATACATACATTCCATGCTGCATGCGTTGTTACGATACTGCATTTATAGTCAGCTCCTTGCATTAAATCACTCAACCATTTCTGTTCTATCTGCAGTGCAGTGTACGAGGCAGGAGGCCATGAAGTCCTTGTCCAGCAGCTAAATGGAAGCGGTCTCAGGACGTTGGCTAATTCTGCTGCCACACTTGGCAACATGGCAGCGCAGGAGGTCATCCGCTGCAGTATTCTGTCCCTAGGAGCCGTTAAAGCTCTGGTGGAGCCTCTGAACTCCACAGATACACAACTGCTGGTCAACACCACGCGGTGCCTCGCAGTGCTGACCTGTGATACAGAAGCCAGGGCAGAGGTTGGTGTCGTTTAACACTCATACGATTTGATCGACTAATAGATTCTTTAATTTATCAATGGATCCGTAAAAAGGAATTTAGCACAACAAAGCATTACCAAAAATTCAACTGAAGAAAGCTTAGTCAACAAAAACCAAAACAACCAAACATATAGGGGAAGCCCTAGTTTTGCATAAAGGAAATACCAGTTCAGTTTGCTGATATTGATTTTActgttcctgtttttatttttatcttCATCTCTATAAAACTGAAACTAACGAAACTAAAACTCCATGTCCGACAAAGCTGCAAAGTGCTGGAGGCCTTCACCCACTGGTCAATCTGCTGCGTTCCTATCACAAAGAAGTGTTGCACAATGCATGCTGGGCTATCAGCGTCTGTGCCAGTGATGGGCCTGCCGCTGTGGAGATGTGCACATTTGGGTAAGAAACTGACttaaggaaatgtaattaaaagtgtGGAGACCAGCTCATAGTAATATATTGAATAACCACTAGATGTCAGTATAGGACAGTATTACATGAAGCTCCTCACTAAAGTATGGAGCATTTTGTCCATGTATTTTTATATGTATCATTAGTCTGAATATATCCCTCTATGATTGCATTTCTGTTCTGTGTATGCGTCTCAGAGCCCTGGAAATGCTACAGGAAATCAACCAATCAGTGAATCGAAGGAGCCGTTTCAGCGAGCTGGCTATGATCAGCCTGCTTAACTCCAACCTGTCCGCCAAATACAGCCTGACCAGTCACTTAGCCTCCACTGACCTTATATGTGACGGCTTCTATGACGCtgggaaggtgtgtgtgtgtgtgtgtgtattctttACTAAACAGAGGTCAACAAATATATGTTGTCCCATCTCCAGACATGCTCATAATCTTACTATATTTCACAACTTGAACTTTTTTAATTGATCTGTTTGAACCAATATCCGTCTGAAACCATACTGTAACAAAGGGTGTTTAACACTTTTGCATCAACTCCTTTTCCGTCTCTCTTTTTCTCAGGCTCGTGCAGGACAAAGGATTCTGA includes:
- the armc3 gene encoding armadillo repeat-containing protein 3 isoform X1: MTCTGHDTPQSPINKCHNMGKKAKKEAETRCKEPFEPLPVEGKTPETVVLLLSSQEEDILVKACEAIYTFAEKGDDNKFYLLGLGALEPLCKLISNNNRLVRRNAFMALGIMATNGEVKSALKKKDVILSIIDKLSLEEDTVVHEFATLCLACLSVDFVCKVQIFDNKGLPPLIQLLSSPDPDVKNNSLEIIFNLVQDQKSRQAVHESGGIPPLLELLKSDFPAIQHLALKTLQNVTTDADTCNTFREEQGFEKLMEILSNTDFSDLHAGTLQVVANCLSDSESLQLVHKDGGLKRLMEFVLTPNTPAIQSNAVKCITRVAHSSENRKLLHEQNVEKVLVELLSVADISVQTATCQAVSVMSFHLASKDSFRDLGGIPAVVQLLNNESLVLKEAAAQALSYLTQSNQLNMFAVYEAGGHEVLVQQLNGSGLRTLANSAATLGNMAAQEVIRCSILSLGAVKALVEPLNSTDTQLLVNTTRCLAVLTCDTEARAELQSAGGLHPLVNLLRSYHKEVLHNACWAISVCASDGPAAVEMCTFGALEMLQEINQSVNRRSRFSELAMISLLNSNLSAKYSLTSHLASTDLICDGFYDAGKARAGQRILILEEMSKQPVNEHRPIIVVNTAAEETVETEERQSNASETDTGSKAERRTPRKKKEEDKQKDEPLPEKPWKMMDDVSLQLLIKEAKESIIPLTDEREQCAALARLVSEAMGGAVEMERLHEYPWVLHLSELKFQLQANVVPIGLISKGIYGHRALLFKCLADCIGLSCTLVRGEYNRAWNEVLLFNREERPAQPCRYTVDLMHQPGSLLAPNTLAAVQYQTI
- the armc3 gene encoding armadillo repeat-containing protein 3 isoform X2; translated protein: MGKKAKKEAETRCKEPFEPLPVEGKTPETVVLLLSSQEEDILVKACEAIYTFAEKGDDNKFYLLGLGALEPLCKLISNNNRLVRRNAFMALGIMATNGEVKSALKKKDVILSIIDKLSLEEDTVVHEFATLCLACLSVDFVCKVQIFDNKGLPPLIQLLSSPDPDVKNNSLEIIFNLVQDQKSRQAVHESGGIPPLLELLKSDFPAIQHLALKTLQNVTTDADTCNTFREEQGFEKLMEILSNTDFSDLHAGTLQVVANCLSDSESLQLVHKDGGLKRLMEFVLTPNTPAIQSNAVKCITRVAHSSENRKLLHEQNVEKVLVELLSVADISVQTATCQAVSVMSFHLASKDSFRDLGGIPAVVQLLNNESLVLKEAAAQALSYLTQSNQLNMFAVYEAGGHEVLVQQLNGSGLRTLANSAATLGNMAAQEVIRCSILSLGAVKALVEPLNSTDTQLLVNTTRCLAVLTCDTEARAELQSAGGLHPLVNLLRSYHKEVLHNACWAISVCASDGPAAVEMCTFGALEMLQEINQSVNRRSRFSELAMISLLNSNLSAKYSLTSHLASTDLICDGFYDAGKARAGQRILILEEMSKQPVNEHRPIIVVNTAAEETVETEERQSNASETDTGSKAERRTPRKKKEEDKQKDEPLPEKPWKMMDDVSLQLLIKEAKESIIPLTDEREQCAALARLVSEAMGGAVEMERLHEYPWVLHLSELKFQLQANVVPIGLISKGIYGHRALLFKCLADCIGLSCTLVRGEYNRAWNEVLLFNREERPAQPCRYTVDLMHQPGSLLAPNTLAAVQYQTI